AGAGGCTTTCCACGTAGCCTCATTAAAGGGAAACGTCAATATGAAGTCGCCAACGCGACAAGGAGGGACACTTTTGTCTTGAGTCATGCTGTTCAACTGGACGGCTGTAGACTTGAGTTTATGTACATGAAGAGATGGTAACTTGAATATGGTAGATGTTGTATTTCTGTGCGACTGCCTCGTGCTGTCAATTTCCACAAAGTTCTGAGGAGCCTTTTCATCTCCAATGGATTTTGAATTGGCGTGAAATGGGCAATTAGCATTATTTACAGAACACAGCAGAGTGTCTTGAGAACTTGAAGAGCTTGAGATAGAATGATTCCTGCTTTTGCAGCCTGATGGAGTTGCATGCAAACTCTTCGGCAGCAGAAACCCTTCTGGTCGTAAATACCGTCTACTTGATCTCTTCCTGTGGTATCCCTTCTGTCTGAAACTGTCAATCATCCTGTAGTTCATCAGGTCAATGATATCACTTATTAGCCCTTTCTTAACCGTTACATCAACAGGGCAATCCAATGAAAGTGCCGGACTGTAGTTGACCTCTAGAAGCCACGGTTTGTAGCTGGCGTCGATGAGGATGTCAAACCCCAACAGTTCCAGACAGTTGGGGCTGGAGGGAACGCAAGGAACGGCTGTGAGCAGAGTCAACGTAACGATATTGCTGATCCTGTGCCACAGGAGAAGTTCATTAACATCTTGTTTATGAAGAAAACTCCGGAATCTGCTCATGGTCCACTTGCATCCTCGACCCACTCGCTCTTTGTCCGTATCGTAGCGCATTCCGAATTTATTAATGCTGGTGTTTGTCAAATGAGAGTACAGGCTGTCTAAAGAAGCAAGGTTGAACTTTTCTGTCGCAAAGCGCACTAGGCCTTCCTGGTGCATGTAAATCACAAGAGGGGAGAAACTTTTTACGCAAACATAAATGCGCAGATCAAACTTGTAGCCTGAAATGAGAAGTGGGTTGGTGATGTACCTCTGTACAATCACCGAAGAGTCGTAGACTAAGTCCTTGATATCTTCAAACAGGAATATACCTCTTCCTCTCGACAGGTCGACTGGCTTACATATCCAGTAGTGTGACTTCCCTCTGTCAGTTGTGCGATTCTTAGTGTACACCCCGAGAAATTTGGTGTGTTCGTTAGGCAATATGAAAGCAGCAGGGCTGAAGTCGTACAGGGCTGCGCCAAAAGCGATCTTCATTCTTCTCATGTGTCTTGCTAGACAGTCCTTGCGCGTAATCTGGCTCATTTTGGGATGGTGGTTCAGTCTCTGCCAGGGCAGGATGTTTTCATAGTCTAACTTTCGGAAGCCAGAGGATCTCCAGTAGAGGTTCCAGTCTCCTTCCTCCTGCTCTTCTTCATCATACTCCTCCCAGCCACGCTCCAACAGGACCTCACGTACCACCTGCGGAGCTCCTCCGTGCAGTCTGAACACCAGGGGAGCAAAACCACCTTCCCTTTCAGCCATAGAGAAGATCCCAGTGCCTAAGAAATCATGTAAGTCAGTTCTCTGAATTCTGCATGGAATAGGGGAAATCACATTGGTTTCATTTTCAAGTGGATCCTGCTGTTCTCTTCTGGAAATACTGGGAATGCTTGCCTTTGCTGCTTATTATGCAGATGAATTAGTATTTAATAGCTTATAATTGATATGTCATGTGAATACAATGCATGTCTACTTttcttttaagtaaaaaatggATTAATACAGTCATAGTACTGTATTCATCTATTTATTgtaatcaaattattatttttcttaatcttatttttattgtgtatttatttgtacttttttcacatttcacattgaaaacTCCTGGTCTAGAGGTTCCTAGAAACTGGAATATTGACTTAATTTACTTATGGCAGTCATGATAATAAATTTACTCATTGACCAGATCATTCTTGTGCATCTAAACACAGTCATAGTACACTAACATGACTCAAAAGCAAGACACCTAGTTGCTAAACAAGAAATAAAGCACAGCCTTGTACTGCCAGCAtagttttaaacagttttaatgcATCTggctatatacactaccagtcaaaagtttttgagcagtaaaatttttaatgtttttaaattagtctcttctgcttaccaagcctgcatttttttatccaaagtacagcaaaagcagtaatattgtgaaatatttttactatttaaaataactgctttctatttgaatatattttaaaatgtaaatgattcctgtaatcaaagctcaattttcaacatcattacgccagtcttcattgtcacaagatccttcagaaatcaatctaatttatagaaattataatttatagattatagaaactaatactttttatttagcaaggatgctttaaattgataaaaagtgataaagacgtttataatgttgcaaaaaacttgctgttcttctgaactttctattcatcaaaaaattattattttagtaaaaaatatatttttaaattgtactgttttgctgtactttggatcaaataaatgcaggcagtGAGTAgtagagacttatttaaaaaaaaaaacttttgactggtagcgtatatAGGTttaatttaacacttttttcgattttaaatattgtatttgcaTAAATCACTCTTACCTGGCCGAGCTCTGTTACCTGGTAGACTGTCCACAGAGTTCCTGTGAGACAGGTTGTGTCTGCTTTTGTGTCCTCTGCTCTGGTCATCTTTCGTTGCTAGGAAACGTTTAAATAAAAGCGCGCCATGTGAGCTGGTTAACCGTTACGTTGCGCGGTCGGAGCAGGTGACGTCACCATGCGTGCGTGAATCAGCGGTTTGTCAATCGtacaaaatattgcatttttaaaaacattggaGTTTACCTTTGCCTCAAGATAGGTCTGGATTTtctaaatgatttctgagggaaaTTGGCATAAGTGTAGAGATTAGTGTATTTTAtaaggtattttattttaaatatgttattaattgACAAAACGTTATCACGTAAATGAAATGGACAACCATATTCACATTTTAGAAGTCGAATCATGACGACCTCATGTTTCATAACGGCAAATTATTTTCTCTGTGAGTGTTATTGATGTATTATTGTTCTCTCTCTATCTTTACACAAAACAGACGAACATAATAGACAAGAAGAAAACACTGCCATCCACTGGAGATCAAAATAGAAAGGTAAGGACCGGTTCACTTGCTTTGAAAATGCTGCCATTTACTGGTGACAACGCAAACCATTGTAGAGGCTGTAGTGTAGTGGATCTGTAatgttatacatatattttgcattaatgcACAGGCTAAGCATTAACACATATGGGTGATTCTACAGATTTGGTCCGAAGTCAGAGTGGGAAACAGACAAAAGTGTgtcttttttccaaaaaaaaacataaataaaaaaataataataataataaattgtatgtgcaaattgtataatatcaaGTGGGAAATTTCTAGTAAAGTTAGTTAATtcttatattgtattttcagaaagttttgaaatatttgtcatCTCCCTAAATTTTtcagtactgaaacacagtaatataatttaattagaagggttatattgacctattaatattttgcttacatctactatgtaaatatatatatatattataaataacaattagatttttaacaatatttcaagtgtaatttatgagatttgttgtattttgaattgatttttctttgtaaaaggcaaaaagttgatcattctgatatgtaacctggaccacaaaaccagtcgctGGGGTTtctttgtagcaataggcaaacatacattgtatgagtcaaaattattgatttttcttttatggcaaaaatcattaggaaattaagtgaagatcatgttccataaagatattttgtaaaattcctactgtaaatgtatgaaaacttaatttttgattagtcatatacattgttaagaacattacctgaagaactttaaaggtgattttctcaatattttgatttttttgcaccctcagattcctgatttttaaatagttgtttttcgaccaaatattgtcctgtcctaacaaaccatacatcaacggaaagcttatttattcaactttcatatgatttataaatctcaatttagaaaaaatgacccttatgactggttttgtgatccagggtcacatattaaagtTAAGGGTTTTAAAGTTAAGGAgttttaaaatacagtgaaccaaaaactatcataacatcttagttgttAATTCAGTAtagtttatttttgacaaaacataccatgtttcagtagtgactgcGCATTTACGGcagtgacagtaatgctttggttaccaccacatcacattacagaattttaacttgcatactaaaacacttctaaaacatactgaaatacaaaaaaaaagtacataactgtaataaacttttgtttaatttcccccaaatatgaggaATATGTGTTCctttttgtcactaccaaaacaacaTGGTTTGGTCttgactgtttcagtagtgacactTTTGCTACCACTTTTGCTACTTTTGCTaccaaaacttcaccaaatgttttggtcatgACTATGGCAATTTTTGAtacttttgatacattttgaacagattgcatttttttaatccaaaatacagcaaaagcagtaatattgtgaaatatttttactatttaaaataactgcaatctatttgaatatattttaaaatgtaaacgattcctgtgatcaaagctaaattttcaacatcattacttgAAAGTAGCACTTTCGCTACTTTTGCTaccaaaacttcaccaaatgttttggtcacGACTATGTCAATTTTAGATACTATTGAACATAGGTCAAAGATGCTACTGAgtacatggttagctagcacagttttgaacagttgtacacatataaaaactaaatgttatgaaataactcccaaagaagtgtgcttaattgtagaaaaaagCTGTTCGGCAGTGACATTCCTTTaagatttttcatacttttgaacacatttacctcaaaatgataaGATCTATCCACACcttagctatgagagagagggacacaTAAATATTTCCAGATCATAAATGTAGGTGTGTAAAGTCAGTGTCTCAGCCATGGACTGAAACATACACTATTTCTgcagtgacatgaaaatgccaccattttttttttaattacataaagtttcataatttaggaaaaaaaaaaatattatatattataatattatttatatatatatatatatatatatatatatatatatatatatatatatataacttcactttttaaaagaatcaaaaatatatttttaaaaataacaatgaaataaaatacaaaaaatatttcaatatcattttcagaAGTTGAAAttcaggacagccacctcccaactgaaagtacccaataaattatgattttaaatatattaagcttactgatttttaaaaaaaatattattgtgggtttcagtagataataaaaggatcttaataatacttaaatgcttttaaatgtgtttttttggttgtgggacagcagtttgcaccaattctgtggaatggcccatatataacATGTAATGTTACACAGAGAGAAAGCAGAAGGAATACAGTGAGTTACAGTGCAGTCTTCATAGCAGCATGCAGGCAGCGTACAGAGACAGGAAATTTAATAGTCCAGCTGTTAGTATTATATTAGGGAATGAATTCACTTCTGTCATAGTTACTAAAATTGGAGATTTATCATGTAAAATACTCACTGCTTCAAGTAAAGGAGTACAGATCATAATTTCACAGCATTATCAGCCcattgtggtttttttttttttttttttttttggctgattTTAAGTTTAGATGCTTCTTTagatttcttatttattttaaatcatgaaatttgattaaaaaaattctaaaactaaaaatatccTAAAACTCTTTGACTTTTGGAATATAcagttaatatttaaacactGTAAGAATCCAAGCACGTTGTTGTTTTAAAGCtgtcataaaatatttcttGTCAGCTGTCAAAGTGTTAGTCAcatatttattactttaattcAGAGATGTTTAACCAGAGTTATTGCCTGCACAGAGTacaatttaattactttattttgattCTCTGTTGCATTGCTACTTCAAATTTCTTACATAACAACAGTAAAAACTATTGCTTCAGGAAGagtgtaatgattttttttatgtgaaaaggCTTCATAATGACTTTATCTATATGGGTATCTCAGAAAGATCTTGTAAAATTCGGAAATGCCCTTTAGACATTGCTTATAAAGGCTgtaaagattataataagtGCAGAAccttttttcttactttttatattattttaaacttctGGCAGTATTTATATTTCATGCAATATTCTGTCTAGAttgattattatataatttcataaataaatatttttaaatgtgctcaGTTAGACATGTTATTATTATCTTGATCTCAtcctgtgttttttatattgtaGATTTGGCATGTGACTCAGCAAAATGGTGCAACAGGAATGCATGTCTTGTTTGGGAAAAACAGCTGATTAACTACACAGACTTCAGTCTAAAAATGATACAAGCCTGCTttatgatcatatttttttaatacaacgaTTTGTAAACGTTAACCTGATACATTCACATTTAACATAGCATTTAATCTGCTGCACTTACGGTAAATATGAtgtaaatgcaataaacatattaaaagaaaagagtatttaaatgcatatattaaaattatttgtgcttttgtaCAGAAATTGAATACAACAATAAAGAAGATGATCTAAACATTTAGATCCAAACATGGTACATAAAAAAACTATAGTTTCTAAACACTttgtaaaaaatactgtaaaaataatctttgaataacaaataaaatcaacattttacaTACTAAGATACATACTAAGGCagaaatataatgaataatctCAAAATCCATTTACAGTCGTGTCTGGGCaacaacatttttctcattCAATTCTTTCTCATTCACTTCATTGAAGTCGgccttttctgttttttccgAGTCGTAAGTCACTTGTGAAGTTGGATTCTTGTACTCGTTGTACTCAACATAAAGGTAAGTTACCATGGTAAGGGCAAGAACACTCAAACAAATGTAGATTTTGATGGACAGGCAGATGTATGTGCTGTAAGCAAAGGCTATAACAAAACCAAGTGACTCCCACATGCGGTAGTTAGCAAATGCTGCTTCTTTGTGTTTAGCAAAGAGAACGCCATAAAGTGCTGCaaatgaaataaacacacaGTATAATGTacaatgtatacatttattattattatttatacattttgtgtTGTGAGGCCTGATTTTCAGCTGTTTATGATTGTCTGTAGGCTGTTTGTCAGACTTTTGCACCCAAAcctattcattttatattcataataatgacttaactGGATAGGTAACTAAGTAGTATGCAGTATGAAGCACTCACCATTGGTTTGTGTTTGCCACACAGCATCTGCCATACCCCAGAGGGCTGGAAACACGAAGAACACGGCCATCTGTCCTGGTTGAGGCTTCCAGTACAAAAAGGCCACAAAACAGCCCAGGTTTGTCAGCGCAGCTGTGAAAGTGC
This is a stretch of genomic DNA from Labeo rohita strain BAU-BD-2019 chromosome 20, IGBB_LRoh.1.0, whole genome shotgun sequence. It encodes these proteins:
- the ttll2 gene encoding probable tubulin polyglutamylase TTLL2 — its product is MAEREGGFAPLVFRLHGGAPQVVREVLLERGWEEYDEEEQEEGDWNLYWRSSGFRKLDYENILPWQRLNHHPKMSQITRKDCLARHMRRMKIAFGAALYDFSPAAFILPNEHTKFLGVYTKNRTTDRGKSHYWICKPVDLSRGRGIFLFEDIKDLVYDSSVIVQRYITNPLLISGYKFDLRIYVCVKSFSPLVIYMHQEGLVRFATEKFNLASLDSLYSHLTNTSINKFGMRYDTDKERVGRGCKWTMSRFRSFLHKQDVNELLLWHRISNIVTLTLLTAVPCVPSSPNCLELLGFDILIDASYKPWLLEVNYSPALSLDCPVDVTVKKGLISDIIDLMNYRMIDSFRQKGYHRKRSSRRYLRPEGFLLPKSLHATPSGCKSRNHSISSSSSSQDTLLCSVNNANCPFHANSKSIGDEKAPQNFVEIDSTRQSHRNTTSTIFKLPSLHVHKLKSTAVQLNSMTQDKSVPPCRVGDFILTFPFNEATWKASQDQADVKAIVNEVQKLTTRLATSFNEKERIKMESRQSIGVGDKFEPLLWGPKDPPLLSECFSLNSAK